The following coding sequences are from one Epinephelus moara isolate mb chromosome 7, YSFRI_EMoa_1.0, whole genome shotgun sequence window:
- the sik1 gene encoding serine/threonine-protein kinase SIK1, which yields MVIMTESSRGAQSSPAQGRPLQVGFYEIIRTLGKGNFAVVKLAKHKVTKTQVAIKIIDKTRLNPSNLEKIYREVQIMKLLNHPHIIKLYQVMETKDMLYIVTEYAKNGEMFDHLTSNGRMSEDEARKKFWQILTAVDYCHRHHIVHRDLKTENLLLDANMNIKLADFGFGNFYNAGEPLSTWCGSPPYAAPEVFEGKEYEGPQLDIWSLGVVLYVLVCGSLPFDGPSLPALRQRVTEGRFRIPFFMSQDCENLIRKMLVVDPARRISVAQIKQHRWMLADPTAAHQTLSHSLTEYNSNLGDYSEPVLGIMNTLGIDRQKTIESLQSSSYNHFSAIYYLLLERVREHRTQQLSRQCGTWSQRPRSTSDSTGPEVIMESADSFRSTAFSLPAKSTPPVYPEMEFDQGGLFQRVVFPVEASLNRLLWNRSISPNSLLETSISEEVRPRDLEEEEATQSLGPLLPPTTTSRRHTLAEVSARFHQCNPPCIVVSPSDGASSDSCLKSSSSPAPALQAAMGDMSTLLASGAESGALLPAGVPLTLSSHLLPQAQGSLPAASFQEGRRASDTSLTQGLKAFRQQLRKNTRTKGLLGLNKIKGLTRQVVPPPSCNRGSRGSLGPTLSEHRSMLEEVLHQQRMLQIQHQPQPQVQASQTGPPQNPLLFLAQQQSPSPPPTTVFASSSMFDTPAPSALSSQQASVGLQHGPWKQTLETSSSGCSSSSSSCYSSSMSPVASAAYLLEARLHISQQTHPHPHIGLQQQPQSATHGTFPVMSKPAMWNMGSASSTGPDMQELGLAAQQQQLSSCVMVK from the exons ATGGTGATCATGACAGAGAGCAGCCGGGGCGCTCAGTCCAGCCCTGCCCAGGGAAGACCCCTGCAGGTCGGCTTCTACGAGATCATCCGCACCCTGGGGAAGGGAAACTTTGCGGTGGTGAAGCTGGCCAAACATAAAGTCACCAAAACACAG gtggctattAAGATTATCGACAAGACCAGACTGAACCCCTCCAACCTGGAGAAAATTTACAGAGAGGTGCAGATTATGAAGCTGCTAAACCACCCCCATATCATCAAACTCTACCAG gTCATGGAGACCAAAGACATGCTGTATATTGTGACAGAGTATGCAAAGAACGGAGAAATGTTTG ACCACCTGACCTCAAATGGCCGCATGAGTGAAGATGAGGCACGGAAGAAGTTTTGGCAGATTCTGACAGCCGTGGACTACTGCCACAGACACCACATCGTTCACCGTGACTTAAAAACCGAGAACCTGTTGCTGGATGCCAATATGAACATCAAACTGGCTG ACTTTGGATTCGGAAACTTCTACAATGCAGGGGAGCCTCTGTCTACATGGTGTGGCAGCCCGCCTTACGCTGCCCCTGAAGTGTTTGAAGGGAAAGAGTATGAGGGGCCTCAGCTGGACATTTGG AGCCTTGGTGTGGTGCTTTATGTCCTCGTCTGCGGCTCTCTTCCATTTGATGGACCCAGTCTTCCTGCACTCAGACAGAGAGTCACAGAGGGACGATTTAGAATCCCTTTCTTCATGTCTCAAG ACTGTGAAAACCTGATCCGTAAGATGCTGGTGGTGGACCCAGCCAGGAGGATCAGCGTGGCCCAGATCAAGCAGCACCGCTGGATGCTGGCGGACCCGACAGCCGCCCACCAGACCCTCAGCCACTCCCTGACAGAGTACAACTCCAACCTGGGGGACTACAGTGAACCAGTGCTGGGCATCATGAACACACTGGGCATCGACCGCCAGAAGACTATCGAG TCTCTACAGAGCAGCAGCTACAATCACTTCTCTGCTATCTACTACCTGCTGCTGGAGAGAGTCAGAGAGCATCGCACTCAGCAGCTGAGCCGCCAGTGTGGGACCTGGAGCCAGAGACCCAGGAGCACCTCCGACTCCACCGGCCCAGAG GTGATCATGGAGTCAGCTGACAGCTTCAGAAGCACAGCATTTTCACTTCCAGCCAAAAGCACTCCTCCAGTGTACCCGGAAATGGAGTTTGACCAAGGTGGATTGTTTCAG CGTGTGGTGTTTCCAGTGGAGGCCAGCCTGAACAGACTGCTCTGGAACCGCTCCATTTCACCCAACAGCCTGCTGGAGACGAGCATCAGCGAAGAGGTGCGACCCAGagacctggaggaggaggaggcaacACAATCTCTCGGGCCTCTGCTCCCCCCCACCACCACGTCCCGCAGACACACTCTGGCTGAGGTGTCGGCCCGTTTCCACCAGTGCAACCCTCCAT GTATTGTGGTCAGTCCCTCAGATGGTGCCTCGTCTGACAGCTGTCTGAAATCCTCATCCAGTCCAGCCCCAGCTCTGCAGGCTGCTATGGGTGACATGTCAACACTGCTGGCCTCTGGGGCTGAAAGCGGAGCTCTGCTGCCGGCCGGAGTTCCCCTGACCCTCTCCTCCCACCTCCTGCCTCAGGCCCAGGGCAGCCTGCCTGCTGCTAGCTTCCAAGAGGGTCGCAGAGCGTCTGACACCTCCCTCACACAAG GCCTCAAAGCTTTCCGTCAGCAGCTGAGGAAAAACACACGCACTAAAGGGCTTCTGGGATTAAATAAGATCAAGGGTCTGACGAGGCAGGTTGTTCCCCCACCCTCCTGTAACCGCGGCAGCCGGGGGTCACTGGGTCCAACTCTCTCTGAGCACCGCAGCATGCTGGAGGAGGTGCTGCACCAGCAAAG GATGCTTCAGATCCAGCACCAACCCCAGCCTCAGGTCCAAGCCTCTCAAACTGGACCTCCCCAGAATCCCCTGCTCTTTCTGGCCCAGCAGCAGtcaccctctcctccacctACTACCGTGTTTGCTTCCTCCTCCATGTTTGACACCCCCGCCCCCTCTGCCCTTTCTTCTCAGCAAGCTTCAGTGGGTCTACAGCACGGCCCCTGGAAACAAACCCTGGAGACTTCCTCCTCTGGctgctcctcatcctcctcatcctgcTACTCTTCCTCTATGTCCCCCGTGGCCTCCGCTGCTTACCTTCTCGAGGCTCGTCTGCACATCAGCCAGCAAACCCACCCTCACCCCCACATCGGCCTCCAGCAGCAACCCCAGTCTGCAACACATGGCACCTTCCCTGTCATGTCGAAGCCAGCGATGTGGAACATGGGCTCGGCCTCCAGCACAGGCCCTGACATGCAGGAGCTGGGTCTGGccgcacagcagcagcagctcagtagCTGTGTGATggtgaaataa